DNA sequence from the Acinonyx jubatus isolate Ajub_Pintada_27869175 chromosome A3, VMU_Ajub_asm_v1.0, whole genome shotgun sequence genome:
AATGCCTGCCCCACTAacatgtaagctctgtgagggctgTCTTGATTCCCAGCAGTATTCCCAAGACATGACATagatatctgttgaatgaatgaattattcaAGAGTCAATTtggctaataaaaatatttttagagggCCACAAAGGTATAGCATATTATGGCCTGAAATCAGTTGTTCAAAATAGTCTATGAGCAACCAAAGGGTTTTTAGCaagaaaatagattaataaaaataagcgTGGGCTCAGAAGAGGTGAGATAATATTAACAAGTGACCATGAGAAGACAGAACCATTCAATTCCTCCTCTACTTTCATCGAAGAATGTGACCTTCAGACTTGAAGGAGTAAGATAAACATTGGTACAGAAGAAACTAAGACCATGTTCATGGGCTGTTTGGAATCACCATCAAGGAGCCACTGGGAATTCATAAAGAACACAAGAGGTGCCAAACGACCAAAGGTAGGTAAAGATTAcccaggttttaaaaaaacaggatTCCATGGCAGGAGACTGTGAAGACAGCCCctgtaaaaaaaattcatttcattcaacaaaatttttaaagcatttagtaccaggcactgttttatgTTCTGGGTAAAATGGTGACTATAATAGACAGAATTTCTTGCCCTCACGGGACTCCCATTCTAGCAGGCAGGGGCAGGTAACTAAGTAAAATATGCTAGGTGGTGACAAATGCTAAGGATAAAAAAGTAGATAAGGACAAAAAAGGGTTTCCAAGGAATAGAATGttgtaaatttaaattagttgGTCACAGAGGGCCTCTCTGTGatagtgacatttgagcagaatcCTAAAGGAGGTGAGAGCTGAGCCATGTGGTGATCCAGTAGAAGGCAAGCTAGgcagaacagcatgtgcaaaggccctgaggtgggagcagGCCTGCATGTTTAAGGACCAGCTCAGAGCTCATTGTGGCTAGAGCagagtgagggaaaggaaaaacagcaaGAAACAACATGAGAGAGAGGCCAGAAAATGTAGGACTTACAGGTTATTATAAAGACTTCAGCTTTTCTCCAAGAAAGGAAGCCATTGGCAGGTTGAAGCCAAAGAGTGAGATGCTCTGACTTACCTTTTTAAAAGGAACATTCTAGGTATTGTGATGACTGaggtggaagcagagagaccTGTGAGGAGGCTATAGCAGGAACAAGGACAAGTAATGATGGTGGCTTGAACCAGGTGACAGCAAAGGACATGGTGAGAAGTGGTGGGTTCTGAATACAGACAGAGAAGGCAGAGCCATCAGGattcactgacagctcagacgTAGGATGTGACAGAGAGGAGTCAAGGACTCAAAAATTTTTGGTCTCAGTAGCAGAAAACATGGAGGTGCCATTAACTTCACTGGGGAAGCTGGCAGGACGAGTCGATTTTAGCGGGAAAGTCAGGAGCTCAGTGTTGGACAGGTGAGGCTCGCAATGCCATGTCGGAGGTCCAAGCAGAAATGCTGGGTACTAGTTGGATATATGTCAGTTTGGAGTCCAGGGGCAGAAGCCATCAGTACGTGGATGGCATGGAAAGCAGTGAGAATGGACGAGACGTTGAAAGAAACAAGGGTAGACAAGAGTCAAGAACCAAAAACTGAGTTCTGGGCCCCTGTGATGTTAAAAGGTTTGGGAGAGGAGGAGCCAGCAAAGGATTCTGCCAAGGAGTTATCAGTGCAACAGGAGGAAAATCCTAGAACTTTAGAATTTTAGCATGTGAATACAGGAAGGCAAGTAGTAATTAGAATCCAGCATGGGTTTACTGTGAACTGCAGACCCCTTTCCTGTTTCCTGGAAAGAGTACCAGACTGGATGATAGAGGCAATGCAATAGATAGAGTGTGTTTTGCCTTTAGCAAGGAGTCCAGAGCTCCTTGTGACCTACTTGTCATGTGATCAAGTAATCACTGAGTATATGTGTAGGTTCTCAGTCCATTCGTGGGAGGAGAGATCTCtaacagcaaacaaaaacacttggaactggttctttatccattgaacaaatatttcatgAGGGCATGCTATGCCAACGCAGAGGGCTATGCCCTCCCTCACACTCTGACCCCCTACCCATTCGCCTGTTGGGTTCCTAAATGGGCACTGCCTTCTTTCCAATTACTGTGCCTTTGCACGTGCTCCAAGAAGACTTTTCCCTATGCCCTCCATCACCTGGTGATCTTCTGTTTGTCCATCAAGACGCGATGCAAGAAGctcctcctctgggaagtctCCTTTGatctccccacctccacttcATCCATGTGCTTCTCCTTGGGTGTCTTCCACAGCACTGATCACTCTAGATTGTACTCATCTCTCCTCTGCAAGCCTGAGAGCATCTCAGGGCAGAGAACTTTGGACATTTAGAGAGGTAGTGTAGTGCTGTGGCTGAGTTTCAAGCTCCGGGACCTGTTCCTGCATCGCATCCTCACTACCGACTGGCTGTGTGAGGTTGAGCAagtgactcaacctctctgtgcctcagtttcctcaactgtaagaTGGTGTTGATAATAGTATGTACCTCATAGGAATGTTGTCAATAGAATGCACGAATTTGTGAAATGAGATTAGAAACTaatctgggctgacggctcagagcctggagcctgcttcggattctgtgtctccttttctctctgcctctctgccactcgcactctgtttctctctctctctctctcaaaaataaatgaacattaaaaaaaaaatttttttttaaggtagtgTTGTCTTTCATGCCGGGCATGCAGTGCTAAGTAGTTTTGTTCACTAAATAGCCCAGAGATGGAAAAGCTTTAGATGGGAGGGGTTGGGGAcaattccccttcctccttcaaaAGCCCTGCTCTCTGGCAGCAAGTGCCATATGACGACACCAGTCATCTTGTCTCTGCCGGTCACCCACCTCCTAGTCACCAGTCACCATTAATTAGAGGCATGAGCTCTGGCTCAccatcctctcctccttcctaaTTTCTGCCTTTGTCTTTGGTGAACTTTGCCATCCACACGGACCCATCCAATGGCTGCCCTcagctcctctcctcttcctctcaagAGCTTTTCTTATACCCACCTCAGCCACTGTCCCTTACGGTCACAGCCAGGAACCTTACCAGTCTGTTTCCAACGTCCCTTGCTCTGTGTCTTATATTCCAACACACTGTCCCACTTGTGTCATTGCCCCAAGTCTCTGACCTCAAGGCCACTTCTCATCTGTTGTTTTCATCTTTGCCTCATTGTCCTTCAGCCTCCctggcttcccttcccccactgatCCTGTAGGTTCTGTGgtccattttgtattttcactCCCTTCaacttctgcttccctctctccctctgtcaaaccAGCTTGGCCAAAGTCCCATCCTGGATGAGCCCTCCCAAGGACTCTGTCCATGCCTCAACCCAAGGACCTGAATGCAGCTGGAGGAAAACACGTGCCCAAATGACTGGCTTGCCTTTACACTGACACTCCCCACCTCCAGTTAATGCTACGTAGCTGCCCTTATGCTTGTCTGGTTCTCTCTCACAGGCCTCCCTCTCCACTCCTGTGATGACAACTTGATACTTTCTCTCTGCTCAACCTTCACACTTCTCCATCCTCACTCTTAGTTGATGACCTCACCCCACACTTCATAAGAAGACTGAAGTCATCGGATGTGTCTGTCTTCGTCTTCCTACCTGTACACCCACAGATCTACCTGCACTTGGACCCATCTTGTCTTTGCAGCCTGCATCTGGTGAGCAACACGCCTCTTCCTCTCTGAGCCAGTCCGTGGCTGCCAGGGATCTACTGAGcccttttaagaaatgaaattggGCAACGCACTGCCCACCACTGCCTTCTGGGAAAGATAGATGGATACCAGGCATCCCAGCATAGGGAACGGATCTGGGATCTGTCCAGTAGGACCCCAGGATCTTTGTCATAagtcctccttcccccctctctaGAAGGTTGGGAATATTACCTTCAgctgtggggagaaggagaagaggaatgtCTCTCCAGTACCATAGAAGCCTTTGCTGAGTCGAAGAGCCGAGGAGGAGAAGGCCCCAAACATCTGGAAAGCAGAAGAGCTTGAAGTTGCAGCTGGAAGGGAGTGGAGGTCCTCTGGCAACCCCGCTCTCCAGGCTTGGTAATATAGGCTCATCCTAGTAGGGCCCCTGGGGAGCCTGGGACAGAgctgggggatggagagggcccCAGAGCCCATCAGTGTGTCCCTTCCCTTAACACTCCCCAAGGAAGAGCCCTTGCTGGtgtcctcctcctttttcttaaatgtactTATTTTGTATAAGTAATCCTTGTAGAAAAGTATTAGAAGTTATAgacaagcagaaagaaaatatgaagccaTCCCAAAtccccctctgctccccaagataactattcttaacatttttgtgCATTTCCTCCCAGCATCTGTTTAATACCAGTGTGCGTATTCTTATACAGAAAACCAGATCCTATagtacatctgtttttttttttttttaagttttatttatttaggtaatttctacacccaacgtgggatgtgaactcatggccctggtatcaagagtcacatgctctttcaaATGAGCCAACCGGGCACCCTGTACATTGTTTTGTAAGCTGCCTCCCCCCTTCACTTTTCTTCATAAAAGTCCAAACatccaaaaaaagtaaaagtccGGCACAGAATACCCTCCATGAGGATTTAAAACTGTAAATGtgtttgccatatttgctttctctctccttataTTTTTTTGGTGTCCTGTTTGAAATTGTAGGTATTATAACCTTTTACCCCTAAATAGTTCAGCTCCAAGAATGGGGACCTTCTCACGTATAACCACAATACTATCATCTCACCTAATAAAATTAACAGCAATTTCATAATATTATCTAATATCCAGTTCATAATACATTTTCTCCACTGACCCAAGAGTGCCTTTCATATCCTGCTTTACAAACAAAaacttggggggcacctgggtggctcagtcggttgggtgtccgacttcggttcaggccatgatctcacagttcgtgggttcaagccccgcgtcaggccctgtgctgacagcttggagcctggagcctacttcagattctgtgtctccctctctctctgcccctctccgcttgtactctgtgtgtgtgtctctctctgtgtcaaaaataaataaacatttatggggtgtctgggtggctcagtcggttaagtgtccgacttcggctcaggtcatgatctcacggtccatgagttcaagccccgcgtcaggctctgtgctgacagctcggagcctggagcctgcttcggattctgtgtctccctctctatctgcccctctcccattcgcgctctgtctctctctgcctttcaaaaatgaataaatgttaaaataaataaataaataaataaataaataaataaacatacattaaaaaaaaattttaaacaaaaacttgaggggtgcctgggtgactcagttggttaggcgtccgactcttgatttcagctcagggcatgatctcacagttcatgagctcaagccctgcatcgggcttatggcaacacagaacctgcttgggattctctctctccctctctatgcccctcccctacatgctctctctctctgtctctgtctctctctctctcaaaaataaataaacattaaaacaaacaaacaaacaaacaaacaaacttggggcacctggctggctcaatgggTGGAGCacgcagctcttgatctcagggttgtgagttcaagccccacattgggtgtagagattatttaacaaataaaaataaaatcttaaaaaataaaaaaatgaaaacaaaaccttcaCACTTTTAATAGCTATGACTCTACATCATTTTTCTTACCAGCCCTTGGCAATATTTCACTATGTAGAGGGACCATAGCTCACTTAGCCATTTTCCCCTTGTGGAATAGTTGGTGGACTGCAGGTTTTCACTCTCATACACTGTGttgaggggcagaggcaggatcaTTGGGAGGCAGCCATGGGGAGTAGGTTTTGACTTAACATAAGGAACAACTTCCTCCTAGTCACTGGCATTCAGCCAAGGGGCTCCATCCTGAAGAAGTGAGCTCTCTGGCCTTGAGGTGGAAAGTCCTGGATCAGCATCTTGAGGATGTTAGGAACTCCTGCCTACGTGAGGGTCCTCAGAGACCCATGAGATCCCTCCCAGCTCTAACATGTTCCTTCCACAGAAGAGCAGTTGAAACCAGCTTTTATCCTCTCCACTACCCCGTCTAGAGAGCCTGCCAGAAATCCCCTCTTGGTGAGACCACCTGGATTTGAGACAGCGCCCTCCCCAGGTCCCTGCTGTGAAATGCAGGCGCTTCCTGTGGCTGCCTCCTCACTGGCCGGCTTTCTCTCTTAGCCCCTCTAATCCATTCTCCCACCAGCAGGGGGGATGTTTTCAAAGCGTAAATGGATCATTAAGGCATAGATACCCCACTTAAAATGTCTTCCTAGTTATTTGCTTAACTCCTGACCCTGCCTCCCTATTAGGCCTGTAGCTCCAAGAGGGCTGGAACCACTTCTGTCCTGACGTTGGTCTAGTCCGCGTTTAAgctggcacagagaaggtgctTAGTATACACGTGTTGAAAGGATGAATTAGGGAATGAAGGGGGGAAGGAATGGCTCTGAGCAATGTAGGTGTCAATGTCATCATCAGTGTCCATTATAAGTGACTTGGGCTATCACCTCTGCCTCTAGCCCCTGAGGCTGCCCTGGGGCGGGGCCCACTGTGTGCGGTTGGGCACCCCCAGAACTTCAAGTTGGGGCCCTGGCCCAGCTCACCTGCCCATCCTGGTCCCTCAGCACCAGCAGCACTGGCCCACTGTGGCCTTCCATCTGCCTGTAAAGGCTCCGCAGGCTGAAGCCATTTCTCGACGTACAGAAGGCCAGGCTCCAGGAATGTCCGGTGACTCTTGGGGGGAGGTGGAGGCTGAGCTAGAGACAGGGCTGGAGGTGAGCAATGGATCCACGTCCTGCCCCACGCCTCCCACCATATCTCTGGTACTCCACTCACACGGGCATGGTGCTTTACAGGTTACAGAGGAGTTTACTGTTTCCAAGGGCTCATTACCAGCCTTCAGAGAGAGggattactattcccattttacggttgaggaaaatgaggctcagggaggtgaagcAAGTTGCCTAAAGCCCACGCAGggagtaagtggcaaagccaagatttgaaccaaGGTGAGGTCTCCCTCGGGGCCCTCTCCCTTTGGTCACCTTGGTCTCTAGAGGCTGGAGAATAGATGAGATGCTGAACCCCTCCCCCTAATCCACCCTACCTCATCCTTCCACTCCCATCCCAGCTTTGGGACATAGCGGGAGTgaccccaggtgtccctggaccTGGCTGGGGTAGAGCAGGAGGGTGAGACCCTCAGGCTCCTTGCACTGTGCCCGAACCTGCCTCATCTCCGAGGTTCCTAGAACCTGGCTGGCTTCTGCCAGCTGGGGCTCCACAGGATCTTCAGGAACAGGAGCTGAGACTGGGGCCGGGGctgtctc
Encoded proteins:
- the TLDC2 gene encoding TLD domain-containing protein 2, with the translated sequence MKGLHWRYTRLPSRVEDALSVEEGEEEETAPAPVSAPVPEDPVEPQLAEASQVLGTSEMRQLSLHLPPRVTGHSWSLAFCTSRNGFSLRSLYRQMEGHSGPVLLVLRDQDGQMFGAFSSSALRLSKGFYGTGETFLFSFSPQLKVFKWTGRNSFFVKGDLDSLMMGSGSGQFGLWLDGDLYHGGSHPCATFNNEVLARQEQFCIKELEAWVLSGCPHRGKLPEATSAHTCS